In Hermetia illucens chromosome 5, iHerIll2.2.curated.20191125, whole genome shotgun sequence, a single window of DNA contains:
- the LOC119657131 gene encoding integrator complex subunit 6, giving the protein MTIILFLIDTSASMCQKAYVNGVQKSYLDIAKGAVETFLKYRQRSQDCLGDRYMLLTFEDPPCNVKAGWKENHATFMNELKNLQCTGLTSMGEALKNAFDLLNLNRMQSGIDTYGQGRCPFYLEPSVIIVITDGGKYSSRNGVHQEIVLPLNAQIPGTKFTKEPFRWDQRLFSLVLRMAGNRVDERVEGKVPHDDSPIERMCEVTGGRSYRIKSQYVLNQCIESLVQKVQPGVVLNFETLITKDLKDGESQDLTFQAMKKMIYVQKHPTQKTFPMGYWPLPEPYWPDPKANTLPPRDAHPKLRILVPCVDEPQIVRNFPVDKYEVEASPLTLQILSKREPNKCWPVIILSGMHGIDGVPFGYLKANPNFTQVHLYVLAYNYPALLPLLHDLIHKFMLNPPNDWMYKFNSYVRSIPQYYCPFLRRALLNINVPYPLLQFMLPENVDNYLSPNVANYLKQIKNTAKQDQENLCLRVYKQLKQPKPPYRQVETAKLNCGQQLRRDLVRHPMLRETFSKMHSDITPFENYTIVVPSMTKQPSAKNYRNPFEIPRRDLIDEIARMRDNFLRTPTFGTSVVNKDSGHCLPIAEMGNYQEYLKNKETPLREIEPTNVRQHMFGNPYKKDKHMVMVDEADLGDVAPIKPNQPNTPKKMEQGRMRKRKAGPIRKDYVFRRTSTDSRSSCSSLPLMSDAEDDSMSDTSSTISDEPDPDRLVVVFDFDQEGFTLNGHVHDFINGDFDDSDERQQPSTSPNLPPANGLLSNNMMPSSIAFNPPVIGGGVGGSGNGPPPAASVAQNGNAFFSPASSNPAFHGGPNDTSDAQEISKILQQCHNGVAEATEIQNADNKVEPIDVDQDDDDEQGPMVIDTTKKEEVDEEAEEEQKENIKRQNLETRSIIFKDIRRPGRDYSALLDHLSMIKGNFETKFNFIQMCINESLRFRRKKMADSIQEWWEKHMDATLGGTETS; this is encoded by the coding sequence ATGACGATAATATTATTTCTGATTGATACATCGGCATCTATGTGCCAGAAAGCGTACGTAAATGGCGTACAGAAAAGTTACTTGGATATTGCAAAGGGAGCAGTGGAAACCTTCTTGAAGTATCGTCAACGATCGCAAGATTGTCTTGGTGACCGATATATGCTGCTTACCTTCGAGGATCCTCCATGTAACGTGAAAGCCGGCTGGAAGGAGAACCATGCCACGTTTATGAATGAGTTGAAAAACTTACAATGCACTGGACTTACATCAATGGGTGAAGCACTAAAAAATGCCTTTGATCTGTTGAATTTGAATCGTATGCAATCAGGTATTGATACTTACGGACAAGGCCGATGTCCATTTTACCTTGAACCGTCCGTGATAATTGTCATAACTGATGGCGGTAAATATTCCTCTCGGAATGGAGTACATCAGGAAATTGTACTGCCACTCAATGCCCAAATTCCTggaacaaaattcacaaaagagCCATTTCGATGGGATCAACGTCTATTTTCACTTGTTCTGCGCATGGCGGGCAATCGCGTGGACGAGCGCGTTGAAGGAAAAGTCCCACATGATGACTCGCCCATTGAACGAATGTGCGAGGTAACAGGAGGACGATCGTACCGGATCAAATCACAGTACGTTTTGAATCAATGCATAGAGAGTTTAGTGCAGAAGGTGCAGCCAGGTGTCGTGCTCAACTTTGAAACTCTGATTACGAAAGACTTGAAAGACGGCGAATCGCAGGATCTAACATTTCAGGCGATGAAAAAGATGATATACGTTCAAAAGCACCCAACGCAAAAAACCTTTCCGATGGGATATTGGCCACTGCCTGAACCCTATTGGCCAGACCCGAAAGCCAATACTTTGCCACCTCGTGATGCACATCCAAAATTGAGGATTTTAGTTCCATGTGTTGATGAACCTCAAATTGTGCGGAATTTTCCTGTTGATAAGTATGAAGTGGAGGCAAGCCCGCTCACGTTGCAGATTCTTTCGAAACGGGAACCGAATAAATGTTGGCCGGTGATAATATTAAGCGGGATGCATGGCATCGATGGAGTACCTTTCGGATATCTGAAGGCGAATCCAAATTTCACGCAGGTCCATTTGTATGTTTTGGCTTACAATTATCCAGCATTGCTACCTCTACTACACGATCTAATTCATAAATTTATGCTGAATCCACCGAATGATTGGATGTATAAGTTCAACTCGTATGTTCGTTCGATTCCGCAGTATTACTGTCCGTTTTTGAGACGAGCTCTACTTAACATCAACGTTCCGTATCCACTGTTGCAGTTCATGCTCCCGGAAAACGTTGATAACTACTTAAGTCCGAATGTTGCGAATTATCTAAAGCAGATTAAGAATACCGCGAAACAAGACCAGGAGAACCTCTGCCTTAGGGTGTATAAGCAGCTGAAACAGCCCAAGCCGCCTTACCGTCAAGTGGAAACTGCCAAGTTGAATTGCGGACAACAACTAAGAAGGGATTTAGTTCGACACCCAATGCTGCGGGAAACATTCAGTAAAATGCATAGCGATATTACACCTTTTGAAAACTACACAATTGTCGTACCTTCAATGACGAAACAACCTTCGGCTAAGAATTATCGGAATCCATTTGAAATACCCAGGCGAGATCTCATCGACGAAATTGCACGAATGCGAGATAATTTCCTACGAACACCGACGTTTGGAACTAGTGTGGTGAACAAGGATTCAGGACATTGCTTACCGATTGCTGAAATGGGTAACTACCAAGAATATTTGAAGAACAAGGAGACACCGCTTCGGGAAATTGAACCAACGAACGTGAGGCAACACATGTTTGGTAATCCATATAAAAAGGACAAGCACATGGTTATGGTGGACGAAGCAGACTTGGGAGATGTGGCGCCGATTAAGCCGAATCAGCCTAACACCCCGAAGAAGATGGAACAGGGACGCATGCGGAAACGAAAGGCTGGACCTATAAGGAAAGATTATGTATTTCGACGAACATCAACTGATTCACGTTCAAGCTGCTCATCGTTGCCGTTGATGTCAGATGCTGAAGACGACAGCATGTCAGATACGTCGTCGACTATTTCGGACGAACCTGATCCAGATCGTTTAGTTGTGGTATTTGACTTCGATCAGGAAGGCTTCACCCTGAATGGACACGTTCATGACTTCATTAATGGAGACTTCGATGACTCCGATGAAAGACAGCAACCAAGCACATCACCTAACCTTCCACCTGCCAATGGTCTTCTAAGTAATAACATGATGCCGAGCTCAATAGCATTTAATCCACCTGTGATAGGTGGCGGAGTAGGTGGTAGTGGGAATGGACCTCCCCCTGCGGCCTCCGTGGCACAAAACGGAAATGCGTTCTTCTCACCGGCAAGCAGTAATCCAGCTTTTCATGGTGGTCCAAACGACACTAGTGACGCTcaggaaatttctaaaattctcCAACAATGTCATAATGGTGTTGCTGAAGCAACTGAAATTCAAAATGCAGACAATAAAGTGGAGCCCATCGATGTGGATCAGGATGACGACGATGAACAAGGTCCAATGGTGATCGATACTACAAAGAAGGAAGAAGTCGACGAAGAGGCAGAGGAAGAACAAAAAGAGAATATAAAACGACAGAATCTGGAAACGCGAAGTATAATTTTCAAGGATATTCGAAGGCCGGGACGTGATTACTCGGCT
- the LOC119657036 gene encoding NADH-ubiquinone oxidoreductase 75 kDa subunit, mitochondrial → MFRVPLAKAISLGSPKRVANIAVRASASAASTPAKAPERIEVFVDDIPVQVLPGTTVLQAAAMVGVEIPRFCYHERLAVAGNCRMCLVEVEKSPKPVAACAMPVMKGWRIKTNSDLTKKAREGVMEFLLMNHPLDCPICDQGGECDLQDQAMAFGSDRSRFTDINFTGKRAVEDKDIGPLVKTIMTRCIHCTRCIRFASEIAGVDDLGTTGRGNDMQVGTYVEKLFLTELSGNVIDLCPVGALTNKPYSFVARPWEIRKIDSIDVMDAIGSNIIVSTRTGEVLRILPRENEEVNEEWLADKGRFACDGLKRQRLIAPMLRTPSGELQAVEWESTLIAVAKAVRKAPKGSVVAIAGSMADVEAMVATKDLLNRIGSEIVCTEQSLPTQGSGSDLRSNYLLNSSIQALEEADVVLLVGTNPRYEAPLLNTRLRKSYVHNELELALIGPKVDLSYKYQHLGDGAELINQISTGTHPFAQKLKNAKKPAIILGSEMLARPDGAGILATLQSFANKISKPEWNAFNVLHQNASQVGALDVGYRPGVETALKAQPKVVFLLGADAGIVTREKLPKDCFVVYIGHHGDAGATIADAVLPGAAYTEKQATYVNTEGRSQQTLCAVNPPGLAREDWKIIRALSEVVGEPLPYDTLDELRERVEDIAPHLVQHGKLETNSFATLAEQLAKDKKIDNSKITVRQQTLKDYFMTDPISRASPTMAKCIAAVKKQEAKAH, encoded by the exons ATGTTCCGTGTGCCGCTGGCCAAGGCCATTTCGTTGGGGAGTCCCAAACGGGTGGCAAACATCGCTGTCCGTGCATCAGCCTCGGCAGCATCGACTCCGGCCAAGGCACCCGAACGAATTGAAGTTTTTGTTGATGATATTCCAGTGCAAGTTCTCCCCGGAACGACAGTTTTGCAG GCTGCTGCAATGGTCGGAGTGGAAATTCCTCGTTTTTGTTATCACGAACGCTTGGCCGTTGCCGGCAATTGTCGTATGTGCTTAGTGGAAGTAGAGAAGAGTCCTAAACCTGTAGCCGCATGTGCTATGCCTGTGATGAAGGGTTGGAGGATCAAGACCAATTCAGATCTGACCAAGAAAGCCCGCGAAGGTGTCATGGAGTTTTTGCTGATGAACCACCCGTTGGACTGCCCCATCTGCGACCAGGGTGGCGAGTGTGACTTACAAGATCAAGCCATGGCTTTTGGATCGGATCGATCACGATTCACTGATATCAACTTTACCGGAAAGAG GGCCGTGGAGGACAAGGATATTGGCCCACTGGTCAAGACAATCATGACTCGATGCATTCACTGCACTCGCTGCATTCGGTTCGCTTCAGAAATTGCTGGTGTAGACGACTTGGGAACTACAGGACGCGGTAACGACATGCAGGTCGGCACGTACGTCGAGAAGTTGTTCCTGACTGAACTTTCCGGCAATGTGATCGATCTATGTCCCGTTGGAGCCCTGACGAACAAACCTTACAG TTTTGTAGCTCGGCCGTGGGAAATTCGGAAAATTGATAGTATTGATGTTATGGATGCGATTGGAAGCAATATCATCGTGAGCACTCGAACGGGCGAAGTTTTGAGGATTCTGCCACGCGAGAACGAAGAAGTAAACGAGGAGTGGCTCGCGGATAAGGGACGCTTCGCTTGTGACGGATTGAAGCGACAACGCTTGATTGCTCCCATGCTCCGCACGCCCAGCGGTGAACTGCAAGCCGTTGAGTGGGAAAGCACTTTGATCGCCGTTGCTAAAGCGGTTAGAAAAGCTCCAAAAGGAAGTGTTGTTGCAATTGCTGGAAGTATGGCAGATGTCGAGGCTATGGTTGCCACCAAGGACCTGTTGAATCGAATTGGATCTGAAATAGTTTGCACAGAACAGAGTTTGCCCACTCAAGGATCCGGATCTGATCTAAGATCAAACTATTTGCTCAATTCTTCTATCCAAG CTCTTGAGGAAGCCGACGTTGTTCTGTTGGTTGGAACCAATCCGCGCTATGAAGCTCCACTTTTGAATACACGTCTCCGCAAGTCGTACGTGCACAATGAGTTGGAACTGGCACTTATCGGTCCCAAAGTTGATCTTTCATATAAATATCAG CATTTGGGAGATGGCGCTGAATTAATCAACCAGATAAGCACTGGAACTCATCCATTTGCGCAGAAATTGAAAAATGCCAAGAAACCCGCTATAATTTTAGGCTCGGAAATGCTTGCAAGACCAGACGGTGCTGGCATCCTAGCCACGTTGCAGTCATTCGCAAATAAAATCAGCAAACCA GAATGGAATGCATTTAACGTTCTCCATCAAAATGCCTCCCAAGTTGGTGCTTTAGATGTTGGTTACCGACCAGGCGTAGAAACGGCTCTAAAAGCTCAACCAAAAGTCGTTTTCTTACTCGGAGCCGATGCCGGAATCGTGACCCGCGAAAAATTGCCAAAAGATTGCTTCGTAGTTTACATCGGTCATCATGGTGATGCTGGCGCCACAATTGCTGACGCCGTTCTTCCAGGAGCAGCATACACGGAGAAGCAAGCAACATATGTGAATACTGAAGGTCGATCCCAACAGACTTTGTGCGCTGTTAACCCACCAGGATTAGCACGTGAGGACTGGAAAATTATTCGAGCTCTTTCTGAAGTTGTTG GCGAACCTCTTCCTTACGATACTCTGGACGAACTACGAGAACGCGTCGAAGATATTGCTCCCCACTTGGTACAGCATGGAAAACTAGAAACAAACTCCTTTGCAACTCTTGCAGAACAATTGGCTAAG GATAAGAAAATTGATAACAGCAAAATAACGGTCCGACAACAAACCCTTAAGGATTACTTCATGACCGATCCAATTTCCCGAGCTTCACCAACAATGGCCAAGTGTATAGCGGCTGTGAAGAAACAGGAGGCGAAAGCCCACtga